In Deltaproteobacteria bacterium, the following are encoded in one genomic region:
- a CDS encoding DegQ family serine endoprotease produces MVMNKRRVFGPGSLVLVALLSVMAGVIMTARFDVMVRSEAQDFWTEGAAAQDGQHGPESFVDLAKKLSPAVVNISTTQVVKERLMPFPEFRSPFDDFFGQPPFGGGEAPEREFKRQSLGSGFIINKEGYIVTNYHVIENASEIVVTFADTKKDYEAEIVGQDAKLDLALIKIEAEETLPVAPLGDSDDLEIGEWVMAIGNPFGLGGTVTAGIVSQKGRVIGAGPYDNFIQTDASINPGNSGGPLFNMRGEVVGINTAIYAGGQGIGFAIPINMAKDVILQLKEKGKVTRGWIGVSIQAITPEIAESFGLEEQRGALVAAVNPGDPADKGGLKAGDVIIEFDGKPIDELSDLPRTVAATPPGKTVKVKVLRDGKELTLEVTVAERAEEGAVAAGTLSEQKLGFTVQPLTPELAERFGLDSTDGVLISSVDPSSPAAEAGLRRGDIIKEVGRRPVKNMAEFKEALRRSVKKKIVLFLIERGKGTFYAAVKLKD; encoded by the coding sequence ATGGTGATGAATAAGAGACGTGTATTCGGTCCGGGCTCGCTCGTGCTCGTGGCGCTGCTCTCCGTCATGGCGGGCGTAATCATGACGGCCCGCTTCGACGTGATGGTGCGCAGCGAGGCCCAGGACTTCTGGACCGAGGGCGCCGCGGCCCAGGACGGGCAACACGGGCCCGAATCCTTTGTCGATCTCGCAAAGAAGCTCTCTCCGGCCGTGGTCAACATATCGACCACACAGGTGGTGAAGGAAAGGCTCATGCCCTTTCCCGAGTTCCGCAGCCCCTTCGACGACTTCTTCGGCCAGCCGCCCTTCGGCGGCGGCGAGGCGCCAGAGCGGGAGTTCAAGAGGCAGAGCCTGGGCTCGGGCTTCATCATCAACAAGGAAGGCTACATCGTCACCAACTACCACGTCATAGAGAACGCCTCGGAGATAGTCGTCACCTTCGCCGACACGAAGAAGGACTACGAGGCCGAGATCGTGGGTCAGGACGCAAAGCTCGACCTGGCCCTCATAAAGATAGAGGCCGAGGAGACGCTGCCCGTTGCGCCGCTGGGCGACTCCGATGATCTCGAGATCGGCGAGTGGGTCATGGCCATAGGCAACCCGTTCGGTCTGGGCGGCACGGTGACGGCCGGCATAGTGAGCCAGAAGGGCCGCGTCATCGGCGCCGGTCCCTACGACAACTTCATACAGACCGACGCATCCATCAACCCCGGCAACAGCGGCGGTCCGCTCTTCAACATGCGCGGCGAGGTGGTGGGCATAAACACCGCCATATACGCCGGCGGCCAGGGCATCGGTTTCGCCATACCCATAAACATGGCCAAGGACGTCATACTCCAGCTCAAGGAGAAGGGCAAGGTCACGAGAGGGTGGATCGGCGTGAGCATCCAGGCCATAACGCCCGAGATAGCCGAGTCCTTCGGTCTCGAGGAGCAGCGCGGCGCCCTCGTGGCGGCCGTCAACCCCGGAGACCCGGCCGACAAGGGCGGCCTCAAGGCGGGAGACGTCATAATAGAGTTCGACGGCAAGCCCATAGACGAACTGAGCGACCTGCCGCGCACCGTGGCGGCCACGCCGCCCGGCAAGACCGTGAAGGTCAAGGTCCTGCGCGACGGCAAGGAGCTCACCCTCGAGGTCACCGTGGCCGAGAGGGCCGAGGAGGGCGCCGTAGCGGCGGGCACGCTCTCGGAGCAGAAGCTGGGCTTCACCGTTCAGCCGCTCACACCGGAGCTCGCCGAGAGGTTCGGCCTCGACAGCACCGACGGCGTGCTCATAAGCTCGGTCGATCCCTCCAGCCCGGCCGCCGAAGCGGGCCTGCGGCGCGGCGACATAATAAAGGAGGTCGGGCGGCGGCCTGTAAAGAATATGGCCGAGTTCAAGGAGGCCCTGAGAAGATCGGTCAAGAAGAAGATCGTGCTCTTCCTCATCGAAAGAGGCAAGGGCACCTTCTACGCGGCCGTGAAGCTCAAGGACTGA
- a CDS encoding DUF1844 domain-containing protein, producing the protein MTQESPQKTGAEAEAGGSGAEEAGCGAAPSSAGAALPPASFTDFILSLSTSALVSLGEMDNPLTKKKEKDAAAARHTIDLVALLQEKTKGNLTREEDAFLTQVLTDLRLRYARVFG; encoded by the coding sequence ATGACTCAGGAGTCACCGCAAAAGACCGGAGCCGAGGCGGAGGCGGGCGGCTCCGGTGCGGAAGAGGCGGGCTGCGGCGCAGCCCCGTCGTCGGCCGGGGCTGCGCTTCCTCCGGCGAGCTTTACCGACTTCATCCTTTCACTCTCGACGTCGGCCCTGGTGAGCCTGGGCGAGATGGACAATCCCCTTACGAAGAAGAAAGAGAAAGACGCGGCGGCGGCGAGACATACCATAGATCTCGTGGCGCTTCTCCAGGAGAAGACAAAGGGCAATCTGACACGGGAGGAGGATGCCTTTCTCACACAGGTGCTCACCGACCTGCGCCTCAGATACGCCAGGGTTTTCGGCTGA
- a CDS encoding Hsp20/alpha crystallin family protein gives MALVKWNPFKDMLYFQERMSRIFDESLAGEGGGMNSATGAWSPPVDIYETGDRIVLKAELPGVSIDDVAVEVKDNVLVLRGERRHRKGPGEENFHMMECPYGIFERVFNLPHVVNRSEVKASLKDGVLEISVPKTAEQKVEKIKIEVEVE, from the coding sequence GTGGCGCTCGTCAAGTGGAATCCCTTCAAGGACATGCTCTATTTCCAGGAGCGGATGAGCCGTATATTCGACGAGTCGCTTGCAGGCGAGGGCGGCGGCATGAATTCCGCCACGGGGGCGTGGTCGCCGCCGGTCGATATCTACGAAACGGGCGACCGCATAGTGCTCAAGGCCGAGCTTCCGGGCGTGAGCATCGACGATGTGGCCGTGGAGGTCAAGGACAACGTGCTGGTGCTGCGGGGCGAGCGCCGTCACCGGAAGGGGCCGGGAGAGGAAAACTTCCACATGATGGAGTGTCCCTACGGGATCTTCGAGCGGGTCTTCAACCTCCCCCACGTGGTGAACCGGAGCGAAGTCAAGGCGAGCCTCAAGGACGGCGTCCTCGAGATCAGCGTGCCCAAGACCGCCGAGCAGAAGGTCGAGAAGATCAAGATAGAAGTCGAGGTCGAGTGA